The proteins below come from a single Dinghuibacter silviterrae genomic window:
- a CDS encoding helix-turn-helix transcriptional regulator, with product MNRSERGFFYGNTTELIQMDGITLTDTEYSAPRVDWHFHKDDYFTFLLEGGMREINKKETYECVAGDLLFHNWQDAHYNIAADRPTRGFHVELQDSWYERLDIPANLKEGSIRVSSPLIKTMMYNLFKEMKLAGPAGQLGVDALLAQILAMLGQIREERDGSRPTWVKRVRELLHDGKDDWNLVRIAREVNIHPVHLSREFPKHFHTNLGDYLRMVKVQRSIALLPDRRRSLTDIALECGFADQSHYIRSFKAYQQITPLDYRNLLKQAGGAGC from the coding sequence ATGAATCGTAGCGAACGGGGATTCTTCTACGGCAACACCACCGAACTTATCCAGATGGACGGCATCACGCTGACGGATACGGAATATTCGGCACCGCGGGTGGATTGGCATTTTCATAAAGACGACTATTTCACCTTCCTGCTGGAGGGCGGCATGCGGGAGATTAATAAAAAAGAAACCTATGAATGTGTGGCGGGGGACCTGTTATTTCACAATTGGCAGGACGCTCATTACAACATCGCCGCGGATCGCCCGACCCGCGGCTTCCACGTGGAATTGCAGGATAGCTGGTATGAACGGCTGGACATTCCCGCCAATCTGAAGGAAGGGAGCATCCGGGTATCGAGCCCGCTGATAAAAACGATGATGTATAATCTCTTTAAGGAGATGAAGCTGGCAGGTCCGGCGGGGCAGTTGGGTGTGGACGCCCTGCTGGCACAAATCCTTGCGATGTTGGGGCAGATCCGGGAAGAGCGGGATGGCTCCAGACCCACATGGGTGAAACGTGTGCGGGAGCTCCTGCACGACGGAAAAGATGACTGGAACCTGGTGCGGATAGCCCGGGAAGTGAATATTCACCCCGTGCATTTATCAAGGGAATTTCCCAAACACTTCCATACAAATCTCGGCGACTACTTAAGGATGGTCAAGGTACAGCGCTCCATAGCCTTGCTGCCGGACCGGCGGCGTTCGCTGACGGATATTGCCCTGGAGTGCGGGTTCGCCGATCAAAGCCACTATATCCGCTCCTTCAAAGCCTATCAGCAGATCACCCCTTTGGATTACCGTAACTTACTCAAACAGGCGGGCGGGGCCGGATGTTAA
- a CDS encoding arsenate reductase ArsC, producing the protein MANKHRLLFVCIHNSARSQMAEAFLKKYGDDVFEVESAGLEPAPINPNVIEVMGEAGIDLHHKGTQDVFDLFRKGRMYNVVVTVCDQASAERCPIFPGMTKRLAWSFPDPSTFEGSHEEVLQKTREVRDEIEEKIKDFALEARQISYWIK; encoded by the coding sequence ATGGCCAACAAACACAGATTGCTATTTGTCTGCATCCACAACAGCGCCCGCAGCCAGATGGCCGAAGCTTTTCTCAAAAAATACGGGGATGACGTCTTCGAGGTCGAGAGCGCCGGCCTGGAACCCGCTCCCATCAACCCCAATGTAATAGAAGTGATGGGCGAGGCCGGCATCGACCTCCACCATAAGGGCACCCAGGATGTCTTCGACCTCTTCCGCAAAGGCCGGATGTACAATGTCGTTGTCACCGTCTGCGACCAAGCCAGCGCCGAACGATGCCCTATCTTCCCCGGTATGACAAAACGCCTCGCCTGGTCCTTCCCCGACCCTTCCACCTTCGAGGGTAGCCATGAGGAAGTCCTTCAAAAGACCCGCGAAGTCCGAGACGAGATCGAGGAGAAGATCAAAGACTTCGCTCTTGAAGCCCGACAGATCAGCTATTGGATAAAATAA
- a CDS encoding metallophosphoesterase family protein, with amino-acid sequence MKIALFSDIHANLPALHSFFNSIDTPKPDAIYCLGDLVGYHIWPNQVIAAIRRRGIATLAGNHDAKVARLSEAERTATSGKNYAYSLIGPDERTYLASLPAQFRIEFQLPQGPLTLLLVHGSPASNDEYLLQDKPEADFLNVFQKANADILCFGHSHKPYYRTLKDGDRYRHAINTGSIGKPKDGNPQGGYVLLHINADSNTTNPDSLRVEFIRFDYDVELSASALEGSPLPAEFADMLRKAY; translated from the coding sequence ATGAAAATTGCCCTCTTCAGCGACATACACGCCAACCTCCCTGCCCTGCATTCCTTCTTCAACAGCATCGACACCCCAAAGCCAGACGCCATTTACTGCCTCGGCGATCTTGTCGGCTACCATATCTGGCCCAATCAAGTCATCGCCGCCATCCGTCGCCGCGGTATCGCCACCCTCGCCGGCAACCACGACGCCAAAGTCGCCCGCCTCTCTGAAGCTGAGCGTACCGCCACATCGGGTAAAAATTACGCCTACAGCCTCATCGGCCCCGACGAACGCACCTATCTGGCTTCCCTACCCGCGCAATTCCGCATCGAATTCCAATTACCCCAGGGACCGCTCACCCTTCTCCTTGTCCACGGCAGCCCCGCCAGCAACGATGAATACCTCCTGCAAGACAAACCGGAGGCCGATTTTCTCAACGTCTTCCAAAAGGCCAACGCCGATATTCTTTGTTTCGGCCATTCCCATAAACCCTATTACCGCACCCTAAAAGACGGTGACCGCTATCGGCACGCCATCAACACCGGCTCCATCGGCAAGCCCAAAGACGGCAACCCCCAGGGCGGCTACGTGTTGCTGCATATCAATGCCGACTCCAATACTACCAACCCCGACAGCCTCCGCGTCGAATTTATTCGTTTCGACTATGACGTCGAACTATCCGCCAGCGCTCTAGAAGGCAGTCCACTCCCGGCAGAATTCGCCGATATGCTTCGCAAAGCCTATTAG
- a CDS encoding GNAT family N-acetyltransferase — protein MTITALLQATGNASFQTNAPSMEEWDTAHMAHSRLVAFDGDPARHSQGIGKALLQALVTESEANGLWPHPPFWKRKQ, from the coding sequence ATGACCATCACCGCCCTGCTCCAGGCAACCGGAAATGCCAGTTTTCAGACCAACGCCCCCTCCATGGAGGAATGGGACACGGCTCACATGGCACACAGCCGCCTCGTCGCTTTCGACGGCGACCCCGCTCGTCATAGTCAAGGCATCGGCAAAGCCCTCCTACAGGCGCTCGTCACCGAAAGCGAAGCAAACGGCCTCTGGCCCCATCCCCCGTTCTGGAAAAGAAAACAGTAG
- the gcvH gene encoding glycine cleavage system protein GcvH: MQPFIDYRFSKEHTWVKPKGEADALVGITPFAQEQLGGIVYADLPAIGATFKKDEVFGSIEALKTTSDLFMPVSGTILAINTRLNDEPNLVNDDALGEGWLIRIQPTLPEELDTLLDQTSYDQIITH, encoded by the coding sequence ATGCAACCCTTTATCGACTATCGATTTTCCAAAGAACATACCTGGGTCAAACCCAAAGGCGAGGCCGACGCCCTCGTCGGCATCACGCCCTTTGCCCAGGAGCAACTGGGCGGGATCGTTTACGCCGATCTTCCTGCTATCGGCGCCACCTTTAAAAAGGACGAGGTCTTTGGCAGCATCGAAGCCCTCAAAACCACCTCCGACCTGTTCATGCCCGTTAGCGGCACCATCCTTGCCATCAACACCCGGCTCAATGACGAGCCCAACCTGGTCAATGACGATGCCCTAGGCGAAGGCTGGCTGATTCGTATCCAGCCGACACTGCCCGAGGAACTGGATACCCTGCTCGATCAAACCAGCTATGACCAAATCATCACCCATTAA
- a CDS encoding metallophosphoesterase family protein, which produces MKIALFSDIHANLPALEAFFKDVEQQKPDAIYCLGDLVGYNIWPNEVINEIRKRGIPTIAGNYDFGIGRTSDDCGCAYKTDDEKANGAVSISFTNEIVKPEERAYLRTLSAHIKVEFQLNNDKLNLLLVHGSPRRINEYLFEDREEKSLLRIMHDADADIMCFGHTHKPYHRTLNDGIDGQDHFRHAVNIGSVGKPKDGNPQGGYVLLHINDHSSIKDKDSIQVDFVRFNYDIEKAARAVEDSRLPNAYAESLRKGV; this is translated from the coding sequence ATGAAAATCGCCCTGTTTTCCGACATACACGCCAACCTCCCGGCCCTCGAAGCATTCTTTAAAGACGTAGAACAGCAGAAGCCCGATGCCATCTACTGTCTTGGCGACCTGGTCGGTTATAATATCTGGCCCAACGAAGTCATTAATGAAATACGCAAGCGCGGTATCCCCACCATCGCCGGCAACTATGACTTTGGTATCGGCCGCACCAGCGATGACTGCGGCTGCGCATACAAGACCGATGACGAAAAAGCCAACGGCGCCGTCTCCATTTCCTTTACCAACGAGATCGTCAAACCAGAGGAACGCGCCTACCTCCGTACGCTATCCGCGCATATCAAGGTCGAATTTCAATTGAACAACGACAAGCTCAACCTCCTCCTGGTCCACGGTAGTCCCCGCCGGATCAACGAATACCTGTTTGAAGACCGGGAAGAAAAAAGCCTTCTCCGTATCATGCACGATGCAGATGCCGATATTATGTGTTTCGGCCACACCCATAAGCCGTACCATCGAACACTCAACGATGGCATCGACGGTCAGGACCATTTCCGTCACGCCGTCAACATCGGCTCCGTCGGCAAACCCAAGGACGGCAACCCCCAAGGTGGTTATGTCCTGCTCCATATCAACGACCATAGCAGCATAAAAGACAAAGACAGCATCCAGGTAGATTTCGTCCGTTTTAACTATGACATTGAAAAAGCAGCCAGGGCTGTAGAGGACAGCCGCCTACCCAATGCCTATGCCGAATCCCTGCGGAAAGGAGTATAA
- a CDS encoding arsenite methyltransferase, translating into MQTSTQTTEELKELVRQKYSEIALQDKDSNAASCCGSGCCSIETANIMTDDYSTLEGYNPDADLGLGCGLPTQFARIKKGDIVIDLGSGAGNDAFVARAETGETGKVIGIDFTPAMIDKARQNAEKLGFHNVEFRQGDIEKMPVTSNVADVIVSNCVLNLVPNKYGVIQEVYRVLKPGGHFSISDIVLDGTLPPQIQQAAEMYAGCVSGAIQKQAYLELIDVNGFKKVVLQKEKAIHIPDDILSQYLSTEEIAAFRASGTGILSVTVYGEKPKDAACCAPGCCS; encoded by the coding sequence ATGCAAACAAGCACGCAAACCACCGAAGAACTAAAAGAACTCGTCCGCCAGAAATACAGCGAGATCGCCCTCCAGGATAAAGACAGCAACGCCGCCTCCTGTTGCGGTTCGGGATGTTGCTCCATCGAAACGGCCAACATCATGACCGACGATTACAGCACTCTGGAAGGCTATAACCCCGACGCCGACCTGGGCCTTGGCTGCGGTCTTCCCACCCAATTCGCCCGGATCAAAAAAGGCGACATTGTCATCGACCTGGGCTCCGGTGCCGGTAACGACGCATTCGTCGCCCGTGCAGAAACCGGGGAGACAGGCAAAGTCATCGGCATCGACTTCACCCCCGCCATGATCGACAAGGCCCGCCAGAACGCCGAAAAGCTCGGCTTCCACAACGTCGAATTCCGCCAGGGCGATATTGAAAAAATGCCCGTCACCAGCAACGTTGCCGACGTCATCGTCTCCAACTGCGTCCTCAACCTGGTACCTAACAAATACGGCGTCATCCAGGAAGTATACCGCGTCCTCAAACCCGGCGGCCACTTCAGCATATCCGATATTGTGCTCGACGGTACCCTGCCCCCGCAGATCCAGCAAGCCGCCGAAATGTATGCGGGCTGCGTCTCCGGCGCTATCCAAAAGCAAGCCTACCTCGAACTGATCGACGTCAACGGCTTTAAGAAGGTCGTTCTTCAGAAAGAAAAGGCCATCCATATCCCCGACGACATTCTATCCCAATACCTCAGCACAGAAGAGATCGCGGCCTTCCGCGCTTCCGGCACCGGCATCCTGAGCGTCACCGTTTACGGTGAAAAGCCCAAAGACGCCGCCTGTTGCGCTCCCGGCTGTTGCAGTTAA
- a CDS encoding serine hydrolase domain-containing protein, with amino-acid sequence MRFLTLLIVIQLWIPPLSAQSPGDLVKTQGIRYAIHKANIGRVIFTSRDIPLSALKPGDFLHHYVLTNKSNLFMTVFMGNSLTNCLHRLAPDWPADSLTRHGGYQFSLYIDHRLVYKSNILGAPYPQIKDTETTINKPLIDNDHEGTWWSQFFWGRFLIHGGDSALTEGSHLLRLEIRPYELLPSGVKEGVLIAAGDLPVSVNRKPKIDLSGVHLTPLQPYDGFGISKDGYDTNKLKQLKGWVEAGVFKHISSIVVIKNGKLLIEEYFNGEDRNSLHDPRSAGKSFASAMTGIAIREGYLKGEDQTLQEFYDLHHYANYTPEKETVRLKDLLTMSSAFDGDDSDGDSPGNEENMYPTDNWVKFTLDLPVSVTRPRDRWHYFTAGAMLMGDILNKSVQGGLEAYADLRLFSPLGIRDYQWPYTPQHVANTAGGIRLKALDFAKFGQLYKNNGVWNGQQIIPAEWVAKTFTKYKALPNRPDEYYGYLFWNKKYHVGDKAYETWYCAGNGGNKIFIFTDQPLVVVLMATAYGLPYAHVQEDRMMEEFILPAVLN; translated from the coding sequence ATGCGTTTTCTGACCCTGCTGATCGTTATACAGCTCTGGATACCCCCCCTTTCCGCCCAGTCCCCCGGCGACCTGGTAAAAACCCAGGGGATCCGGTACGCCATCCATAAGGCCAATATTGGGCGGGTTATCTTTACATCCCGCGACATCCCGTTATCTGCACTAAAGCCCGGCGACTTCCTGCATCACTACGTACTGACCAATAAGAGTAATCTTTTCATGACCGTCTTTATGGGCAATTCATTGACCAACTGCCTGCACCGGCTGGCGCCCGATTGGCCCGCGGATAGCCTGACACGTCATGGCGGCTACCAGTTCTCCCTGTACATTGACCACAGACTCGTTTACAAAAGCAATATCCTCGGCGCCCCGTACCCACAGATCAAGGATACCGAGACGACCATCAACAAGCCCCTGATTGACAATGACCATGAAGGGACATGGTGGAGTCAGTTTTTTTGGGGTCGTTTCCTAATTCATGGGGGAGACAGTGCGCTGACAGAAGGGTCGCACTTGCTACGGTTGGAGATTCGTCCCTATGAGCTCCTGCCGTCAGGGGTGAAAGAGGGTGTACTCATTGCCGCCGGTGATCTGCCGGTGAGCGTCAACCGAAAACCAAAGATCGATCTGTCGGGGGTCCATCTCACCCCCCTCCAACCTTATGATGGGTTCGGCATCTCCAAGGATGGTTATGATACAAACAAGCTTAAACAGTTGAAGGGATGGGTCGAAGCCGGCGTCTTCAAGCACATCAGCAGCATCGTGGTGATCAAAAACGGGAAGTTACTGATCGAAGAATATTTCAACGGTGAAGACCGGAATAGCCTGCACGATCCACGGTCCGCGGGAAAGTCTTTTGCGTCCGCGATGACGGGGATAGCGATAAGGGAGGGGTATCTTAAGGGCGAGGATCAAACGCTACAGGAGTTTTATGACCTCCACCACTACGCCAACTATACTCCGGAAAAGGAAACAGTACGGTTAAAGGACTTGCTTACGATGTCTTCAGCCTTTGACGGTGATGACAGCGACGGCGATTCGCCAGGTAATGAAGAAAACATGTATCCGACGGATAATTGGGTCAAATTCACACTGGATCTGCCGGTCAGTGTTACCCGCCCAAGGGACCGCTGGCATTATTTTACAGCAGGGGCCATGCTGATGGGAGACATTTTAAATAAAAGTGTACAGGGAGGGCTGGAGGCCTACGCGGACCTCCGGCTGTTTTCTCCCCTCGGGATCCGGGACTATCAATGGCCATACACCCCCCAGCATGTCGCCAATACGGCGGGCGGCATCCGGCTAAAGGCGTTGGATTTCGCCAAATTCGGTCAGCTGTATAAGAACAATGGCGTTTGGAACGGCCAGCAGATCATACCGGCGGAATGGGTCGCCAAGACCTTTACGAAATACAAAGCCTTGCCCAACCGGCCGGATGAGTATTATGGCTATCTCTTCTGGAACAAGAAATACCACGTCGGGGACAAGGCATACGAGACGTGGTATTGCGCGGGCAATGGCGGTAACAAAATTTTCATCTTTACGGACCAGCCGTTGGTGGTGGTGTTGATGGCGACGGCTTACGGGCTGCCTTATGCGCATGTGCAGGAGGATCGGATGATGGAGGAGTTTATATTACCGGCGGTGCTTAATTAA
- a CDS encoding alkaline phosphatase family protein has translation MQYRLVILALWGAALWGTALLGATALRAQDTAQYVVPGRSNDRAQEKKPYVILISADGFRADLADKYQATNLIRLRSSGVQAAYMESSFPSVTFPNHYTLVTGLYPSHHGLVDNRFYDHGRNAFYSMSNKKTVTDSSWYGGVPLWTLAEQQHLLSASFYWVGSEAAIGGLLPTYYYHYNTAIPIDARIQTVVDWLQLPEDKRPHLIAFYFPEVDHAEHLYGPDAWQVRSAVQFVDQSVGKMVDAVNGLDLAVNFIFVSDHGMTPVDTAHLIDPLTPADTAAFTVVTGATMIHMTSRTGDKKVIKATYARLKAAASGYDVYLADDVPSRWHYGKRDDRYDRIGDIILVPQPPHVFGRPGDHIHIGEHGFDPALPDMHATFYAWGPAFKPKQTIGAFENVNVYPLVARILGLPYTEKIDGKPGVLDGILR, from the coding sequence ATGCAATACCGCCTCGTCATCCTCGCCCTTTGGGGAGCGGCCCTTTGGGGAACCGCCCTGCTGGGCGCCACCGCCCTCCGGGCCCAAGACACCGCCCAGTACGTCGTTCCCGGCCGGTCCAACGACCGCGCCCAGGAAAAAAAGCCCTATGTCATCCTGATCTCGGCGGATGGTTTCCGGGCTGACCTGGCGGACAAATACCAGGCGACCAACCTCATCCGGCTCCGGTCTTCCGGGGTGCAGGCGGCGTATATGGAGTCTTCTTTTCCTTCCGTTACTTTTCCCAATCATTATACGCTGGTGACGGGTCTTTATCCCTCCCACCACGGGCTGGTGGACAACCGGTTTTATGACCATGGCCGGAATGCGTTCTACAGTATGTCGAACAAAAAAACGGTAACGGACAGCTCCTGGTATGGAGGGGTGCCCCTCTGGACGCTGGCCGAGCAACAGCATTTGCTCAGCGCCAGCTTTTACTGGGTAGGATCGGAGGCCGCCATCGGCGGTCTGCTCCCTACGTACTATTATCACTACAACACGGCCATTCCCATAGACGCCCGCATCCAAACCGTCGTAGACTGGCTTCAGTTGCCGGAAGACAAACGGCCGCACCTCATTGCTTTTTATTTCCCCGAAGTCGATCATGCGGAACATTTGTACGGCCCCGACGCCTGGCAGGTCCGCTCGGCCGTCCAGTTCGTAGACCAAAGCGTGGGGAAGATGGTGGATGCGGTCAACGGGCTTGACCTGGCGGTGAACTTTATTTTTGTGTCGGATCACGGCATGACCCCGGTGGATACGGCCCACCTCATCGATCCCCTGACACCCGCGGACACCGCGGCCTTTACCGTGGTGACGGGGGCGACGATGATCCACATGACCTCCCGCACCGGTGACAAAAAAGTAATTAAAGCCACCTACGCCCGGCTCAAAGCGGCGGCGAGCGGTTATGATGTGTACCTGGCCGACGATGTGCCTTCCCGCTGGCACTATGGCAAACGCGACGACCGCTACGACAGGATAGGGGACATCATCCTCGTTCCCCAGCCCCCGCATGTTTTTGGCAGACCAGGGGATCACATCCACATCGGCGAACACGGGTTCGATCCCGCGCTCCCCGACATGCACGCCACCTTTTATGCATGGGGACCCGCCTTCAAACCAAAACAAACCATCGGCGCTTTTGAGAACGTGAACGTATATCCGCTGGTGGCCAGGATATTGGGCCTCCCCTATACCGAAAAGATTGACGGAAAACCCGGTGTTTTGGACGGAATTCTTCGATAA
- a CDS encoding contractile injection system tape measure protein, whose translation MYIDVDARALRRGVFRLQGILDWYAGQEWAAPSLMYLGRRSRVRPSVSVVQASSGPEAAPGHGATGGSGHGAASSAHGNAAAHGAGSGHGATPAPHSAGPGQGSAPGQGSRPSPKPRAPKKKEPLDEVQTVFLYFIEHGVLPVAHDKYTLDMIQHRLLEQLQKDPHFFGAPSGGSVFSYELLDILLNNRSALPRLLSQFGEAPLEDLYAHTMESGIVSRWTSWLSDVPGLEIRTLRWKTLLLSLSHTGGRISLDSYSKVEKGIVLYLLREMQPAQLFRWVGQLPPPKLEKLMVTLDIRLGAGADLSELLASIQEQTSYLVPPSPKTPIEETGVYVDNAGLVLLYPFLQTLFQELGWVDAMGFVQENFHQRAVLLTQYLVHTADVFPEYTLYLNKLLCGYPLDATLPLGPDEDSKREHERATQLLYTVLSQWTLNGQPVNAHVNGLRNSWLRRRGKLFRRENDWVLQVEQRAFDVILNSLSWNTRMIQLPWMREVLWVEWG comes from the coding sequence ATGTATATCGACGTTGATGCGCGCGCCCTCCGCAGGGGTGTTTTTCGCCTCCAGGGTATTCTGGATTGGTATGCCGGCCAGGAGTGGGCGGCGCCGAGCCTTATGTACCTGGGGCGTCGCAGCCGGGTGAGGCCGTCGGTGTCGGTGGTGCAGGCTTCTTCGGGGCCGGAGGCTGCCCCGGGGCATGGGGCCACGGGCGGCTCCGGACATGGCGCCGCTTCTTCGGCGCACGGCAATGCCGCCGCCCACGGCGCAGGCTCCGGCCACGGCGCGACTCCCGCCCCGCACAGCGCGGGCCCTGGCCAAGGCTCCGCCCCGGGGCAGGGCTCCCGCCCCTCCCCCAAACCCCGCGCCCCCAAGAAAAAAGAACCCCTCGACGAGGTCCAGACCGTCTTCCTGTATTTTATCGAGCACGGCGTCCTTCCCGTGGCCCACGACAAGTACACGTTGGACATGATCCAGCACCGGCTGCTCGAACAGCTCCAAAAGGACCCCCACTTTTTTGGGGCGCCCTCCGGCGGGAGCGTCTTTTCCTATGAACTCCTGGACATCCTGCTGAACAACCGTTCCGCACTGCCCCGGTTGCTGAGCCAGTTTGGCGAAGCGCCTCTCGAAGACCTCTACGCCCATACGATGGAAAGCGGCATCGTCAGCCGCTGGACCAGCTGGCTGTCCGACGTACCCGGGTTGGAGATACGGACCCTGCGCTGGAAAACACTCTTACTATCCCTTTCTCATACGGGCGGACGCATATCCCTTGACAGCTATTCAAAAGTGGAAAAGGGCATCGTCCTCTACCTCCTGCGGGAAATGCAGCCCGCCCAGCTTTTCCGCTGGGTGGGCCAGCTTCCCCCTCCCAAGCTCGAAAAGCTAATGGTCACCCTGGACATCCGGTTGGGCGCCGGGGCCGACCTGTCCGAACTGCTGGCTTCCATCCAGGAACAAACCAGCTACCTGGTCCCGCCTTCCCCGAAAACGCCTATCGAGGAGACAGGCGTCTACGTAGACAACGCCGGTCTCGTCCTGCTGTATCCCTTCCTGCAAACCCTTTTCCAGGAACTCGGCTGGGTGGACGCCATGGGTTTTGTCCAGGAAAACTTCCACCAGCGCGCCGTCCTGCTAACCCAATACCTCGTACACACCGCCGATGTATTTCCTGAATACACCCTTTACCTCAATAAGCTGTTGTGCGGTTATCCCCTCGACGCCACCCTTCCCCTCGGCCCCGATGAAGACAGCAAGCGCGAGCACGAAAGAGCCACCCAGCTCCTCTACACCGTCCTCAGCCAATGGACCCTCAACGGCCAGCCCGTCAATGCCCACGTCAACGGTCTGCGCAACTCCTGGCTCCGGAGACGCGGCAAGCTTTTCCGCCGGGAAAACGACTGGGTCCTCCAGGTCGAGCAAAGGGCCTTCGATGTGATCCTGAATAGTTTGTCCTGGAACACGCGGATGATACAGTTGCCCTGGATGCGGGAGGTGTTGTGGGTGGAGTGGGGATAG
- a CDS encoding aquaporin, with the protein MIRKSISELLGTFALVFCGTGAMVIDKETGGGVSHVGVAITFGLIVMAMIYSLGEISGAHLNPAVSIAFTLAGRLPVKALGYYIVSQIFGAFLASMTLKLLFPSNELLGATLPAGAALQSFALEFILTYFLMLVIINVATGSKEQGLFAGIAIGSVVLLEAMFAGPICGASMNPARSLAPAVVSGHTEALWVYLIAPVAGAASVIPTWKYLNHKG; encoded by the coding sequence ATGATAAGAAAATCTATTTCAGAACTTCTCGGCACATTTGCCCTGGTCTTTTGCGGAACGGGGGCAATGGTTATTGACAAAGAGACCGGCGGCGGCGTTTCACACGTAGGTGTTGCCATTACCTTTGGCCTCATTGTAATGGCGATGATTTATTCACTAGGAGAAATTTCCGGAGCACATTTGAACCCAGCCGTCAGCATAGCCTTCACACTTGCCGGGCGTCTGCCGGTGAAAGCGCTGGGATATTACATAGTCAGCCAGATCTTTGGAGCATTTCTGGCAAGCATGACGCTGAAACTCCTCTTCCCTTCCAACGAGCTGCTGGGAGCCACACTCCCTGCCGGGGCAGCCCTGCAATCATTCGCACTGGAATTCATCCTGACCTACTTTTTGATGCTAGTCATCATCAATGTAGCTACAGGATCGAAAGAACAAGGACTATTTGCGGGTATTGCCATAGGGTCTGTCGTCTTGCTGGAAGCCATGTTCGCAGGCCCGATTTGCGGTGCATCCATGAACCCGGCCCGATCCCTGGCTCCCGCAGTGGTATCGGGACACACAGAAGCGCTGTGGGTTTACCTGATCGCACCAGTCGCCGGCGCTGCCTCAGTAATCCCCACCTGGAAATATTTAAACCACAAAGGCTAA
- a CDS encoding ArsR/SmtB family transcription factor, which yields MGLTKSEIFTDNQNKLASMMKALAHPARIAIIQNLIKSNACVNGQLVEELGLAQPTISQHLKELKNAGLIQGTIEGTSVCYCIDPKTWAQYQKDFGALFAAYKDDENCAC from the coding sequence ATGGGGCTGACCAAATCCGAAATATTCACTGACAATCAGAACAAGCTGGCTTCCATGATGAAGGCCCTGGCCCATCCAGCCCGGATCGCCATCATCCAAAACCTGATTAAGTCCAACGCTTGCGTCAACGGCCAACTCGTCGAAGAACTTGGCCTTGCCCAACCCACCATTTCCCAACACCTGAAAGAATTGAAGAACGCTGGCTTGATCCAAGGCACCATCGAAGGCACCAGCGTATGCTACTGCATCGACCCCAAGACCTGGGCACAATATCAGAAAGATTTTGGCGCCCTCTTCGCCGCCTACAAAGACGATGAAAACTGCGCCTGTTGA
- a CDS encoding nuclear transport factor 2 family protein, producing the protein MKMTHLLGNLLLAGVILSGQAGFAQTITGKTAGLDNTPNGKIVKAWYTAWQIRDWNLMTKILADGFTFSSPLDDHININAVKERCWPNAGNIKSVDIRQLIMNGDVVFVIANGYNTAGKFFRNCDYFVLKDGKISSYECFFGPGINYPNSGK; encoded by the coding sequence ATGAAAATGACGCATCTCCTTGGCAACCTTCTTTTGGCAGGGGTTATCCTGTCCGGCCAGGCAGGATTTGCCCAGACGATTACGGGCAAGACCGCCGGGCTCGACAATACACCCAATGGAAAAATTGTCAAAGCATGGTATACCGCCTGGCAGATACGGGATTGGAATTTGATGACGAAAATTCTTGCTGACGGGTTCACTTTCTCCAGCCCGCTCGACGATCACATCAATATCAATGCCGTCAAAGAAAGGTGCTGGCCCAATGCGGGCAACATCAAATCAGTCGACATCCGACAACTCATCATGAACGGAGATGTTGTCTTTGTCATCGCCAATGGTTATAATACAGCCGGCAAATTTTTCCGGAACTGCGATTATTTTGTGTTGAAAGACGGTAAGATCAGCTCGTACGAGTGTTTTTTTGGACCTGGGATCAATTATCCTAATTCGGGGAAATGA